The Fusarium fujikuroi IMI 58289 draft genome, chromosome FFUJ_chr05 DNA segment CACTGGAGAGTCTCTGCCTGTACGAAAGAATCCTACGATGCAGTTCGATGACGACACAGGACCCGGCGATCGCCTCAACGTCTGCTATAGCTCTACCATAGTTACCAAGGGTCGTGGCAGAGGCGTTGTATTTGCTACTGGGGCATATACTGAGATAGGCGCTATTGCAGCTGCTTTGAAAGACACTGGACGGAAGAGGCGGGAGGTCAAACGTGATGAGAACGGTAAAGCATCCTTTCTATCACACGTTGCCAAATGGCTGCTCACGACCTACGATGTTATTGGCGAGTTTCTGGGCGTTAACGTTGGAACTCCCTTGCAGAGGAAGCTATCGCAGCTATTCCTCTACGTCTTTGGCTTCGCGATTGTCTGtgccatcatcgtcctcgcaGCCAACAAATTCGACCCACGCAAAGATGTTATCATCTACGCTGTTGCTACAGCTGTGGGAACACTGCCTGtctctttgatcttggtcttgaccATTACTATGGCAGCGGGAACGAAGCAGATGGTGAGCCGCAAGGTTGTTGTGAGGAACATGCAGAGTTTGGAAGCACTTGGAGGAGTCACCAGTGAGTATTGTGTGTTTTCATGACGTCTGTGACTATAAGGACTAACAAAAGGATAGACATCTGCTCTGACAAGACGGGCACTCTGACCCAAGGCAAGATGGTGGTCAGAATGGCTTGGCTTCCAGGACACGGTATTTACTCAGTGGAATCTACAAACGAACCATACAACCCGCAAGTTGGCAGCATCGACTTTACTACCGTACAGCCTACAGAACTATCGGCACAAggcgaaaaagaaaggtcGCATAGCATCAATCCTCACGATGAACCTGCTGCCAACGAAGCACTGAAGCATTACCTCGACATCGCTTCCCTCGCCAATCTCGCAGTCGTGGAGAAAGGACACAAGGACGATGGCCCGGAAGAGTGGCTTGTACAAGGCGATCCTACAGAGATTGCCATTCAAGTCTTCGTTACTCGCTTCAACTGGAACCGCATGTCTTTATCTTCCGGTCAAAGTCCACGATGGAAGCAACTTGCCGAGTTCCCTTTCGACTCGGAGGTTAAGAAGATGTCGGTCGTGTTCCAAGATACTGTTTCAGAAGAGACATATATCTTCACCAAGGGCGCAGTCGAGCGGGTACTCAGCAGCTGCGTGTCCATGGAGGAATCGGGTAGGATTGAGCCCCTCGATGAACCGGCAAAGGAAACCATCCTGGCCAACATGGAGGCCTTTGCACGTCTTGGTCTTCGAGTTCTTGCCCTCGCTAGCCGATCTCCCATCACTGCCCTCCCTGAAGATCTCTCATCAGCCATGGACAGGTCCGAGTTTGAGAAGGACCTGGTATTCCGCGGCCTCATCGGCATCTATGATCCTCCACGCCCGGAGACACGCGGTAGTGTTCAGATGTGCCAAAAAGCTGGCATCAGCGTGCACATGCTGACCGGCGACCATCCCGAGACCGCACGAGCCATTGCCGCTGAAGTCGCTATCATCCCATCCCCAGAACGAATGCGAATGGTCAGGAGGGATGTTGCCGACACGATGGTAATGGCAGCTCATGACTTTGATCACCTTTCAGATGCGGACCTTGACGCCATGCCAGAGTTACCGCTTGTTGTAGCGCGTTGCTCTCCGACGACAAAGGTTCGCATGATTGAGGCTTTGCATCGTCGTGGACGTTACGTTGCCATGACTGGTGATGGAGTCAATGACAGTCCTAGCTTGAAGCACGCTGACGTCGGTATTGCGATGGGTCTCAACGGCTCAGATGTTGCAAAAGAGTCTTCTGATATCATCTTGACCGACGATAACTTTGCCTCTATCCTTAATGCCATTGAAGAGGGCCGCCGGATATTTGACAACATCCAGAAGTTCATCCTTCATGTCCTTGCTGCCAACGTCGCTTTCGTCACCTGTCTTCTGGTAGGTTTGTCCTTTAAAGATGACAGCGGTGTATCTGTTTTTGTCTTGACACCTGTTGAGATTATTTGGATGTTGCTTGTTGCTGGAGCATTTACCGAGACTGGCCTTGGGTTTGAGCAGGCGAGTCCTGATATCCTTCGTCGACCACCTCACAGTGTAAGTCAAGATTTTACCTTATTTTCACGTGCCTGTCACTAACGTATTTAATAGCTCAAGTATGGTGTTTTCACCCCAGAGTTCTTAGTTGACCTCGTGGCCTATGGTATCCTCATGCTCATCAGCATCCTTGGTTCTTCAGTCATCGTTCTCTACGGTTTCAACAACCAAGGCTTAGGACATGACTGCAACAGCACGTACTCTGCCTCCTGCGACACAGTCTTTACCGCCAGATCAACAGCTTTCACCACCATGACATGGGACTTCCTACTCTTTGCTTGGCAGCTCGTTGACTTCCGCCGCTCATTCTTTGCCGAGATTTTCGAAAAGGGCGGGAGTTTCAAGGCCTGGACTAAGCGCCTCTGGAAGAATCCCTTCCTCTTTTGGTCTGTCACTTTGAGTACTGTTCTCATTCCACCAACACTCTACATCCCTGTCATCAATCATGTTGTCTTTATGCATAATCCCATAACTTGGGAATGGGCGGTTATCTTCATTGCAGTTGGCGTTTTCTTTGCTGGAGCGGAGGGCTATAAATGGGCTAAGCGAGTTTATTTCCGACGTACGGTGGCGAAAGAGTTTCGCAAGGATATCACTGATGTTGAGCTTTATGCTTTTGGTAGATATATGGATGGTTCAGAGGACGGCAGTGAGTCGAATTGCGATGTTGGCAAGAAGTGTTAGGCATGTATACATAGAAGCATTTATAGAAAAGTGAGATCGTTTATTCTTTCACAATATACTGTCCACCGAGGAAAGAAGTGTCCTCGAGACATGCTTTGAGacccttcatctcctcctcgagctcatc contains these protein-coding regions:
- a CDS encoding probable Na+-transporting ATPase ENA-1 (sodium P-type ATPase ENA-1), coding for MSLKSAPLDMEHHVSGQSNKPLSRPAHALPADVVIQELNTIPATGLSASEASQRLVEYGPNDLGEEEGVKPIKIFIEQICNCMTLVLILALAASFGIQAWIEGGALALIILLNIVIGFFQDLQAARTVHSLKSLSLPTANVFRDGKTVTIQTNEIVPGDIIDLKMGDSVPADIRLFEVSNFESNEALLTGESLPVRKNPTMQFDDDTGPGDRLNVCYSSTIVTKGRGRGVVFATGAYTEIGAIAAALKDTGRKRREVKRDENGKASFLSHVAKWLLTTYDVIGEFLGVNVGTPLQRKLSQLFLYVFGFAIVCAIIVLAANKFDPRKDVIIYAVATAVGTLPVSLILVLTITMAAGTKQMVSRKVVVRNMQSLEALGGVTNICSDKTGTLTQGKMVVRMAWLPGHGIYSVESTNEPYNPQVGSIDFTTVQPTELSAQGEKERSHSINPHDEPAANEALKHYLDIASLANLAVVEKGHKDDGPEEWLVQGDPTEIAIQVFVTRFNWNRMSLSSGQSPRWKQLAEFPFDSEVKKMSVVFQDTVSEETYIFTKGAVERVLSSCVSMEESGRIEPLDEPAKETILANMEAFARLGLRVLALASRSPITALPEDLSSAMDRSEFEKDLVFRGLIGIYDPPRPETRGSVQMCQKAGISVHMLTGDHPETARAIAAEVAIIPSPERMRMVRRDVADTMVMAAHDFDHLSDADLDAMPELPLVVARCSPTTKVRMIEALHRRGRYVAMTGDGVNDSPSLKHADVGIAMGLNGSDVAKESSDIILTDDNFASILNAIEEGRRIFDNIQKFILHVLAANVAFVTCLLVGLSFKDDSGVSVFVLTPVEIIWMLLVAGAFTETGLGFEQASPDILRRPPHSLKYGVFTPEFLVDLVAYGILMLISILGSSVIVLYGFNNQGLGHDCNSTYSASCDTVFTARSTAFTTMTWDFLLFAWQLVDFRRSFFAEIFEKGGSFKAWTKRLWKNPFLFWSVTLSTVLIPPTLYIPVINHVVFMHNPITWEWAVIFIAVGVFFAGAEGYKWAKRVYFRRTVAKEFRKDITDVELYAFGRYMDGSEDGSESNCDVGKKC